In Setaria italica strain Yugu1 chromosome IX, Setaria_italica_v2.0, whole genome shotgun sequence, the genomic stretch TGGAGCCATCATCAATACCTCCAGGTATGTCTACTTTGATATTGCGTTCAACTTGGACTTTGCGTGAACCGTGACATTCTGTGCAATGTTCAGAAATTACCTTCCCACTGCCACCACAGTTTAAGCATGAAGATATCTACAGCATGCAACAATATAGGATATTGCATAAACTATATCATGTTGAAGTTCAGGaaataaaattatgcaaaaaTGGATGATACTGAGGAAACAGTAAGTTAGTAACAAAGATAAAATTACATTATGTGATGTGTATGGCCCTAATGAAGGATAAGGTATCAAACATTTCTTAAATTCATTCCATGCAAGATGTCTATTagctaatagctagtaaaaggATAATCCACGATATAAGCCCCAGAAGATCACGTTTCGTAAAATGGCACACAGGTTGTATTTGGTAAAACTATTTAGAAAGTGGAAAGTATCTAGTTTTACCACTTTGATTTTCCTTTTTGGAAATTTGAATGTTgacctttttgccatttttttaCCATGCGAAACGACTTGTGTGCCCCTCAAGGCCTCAAGTTGGATTTTGTTGGCTTGCTCTTCTCGTATGGTGttagcaaaaagaaataagaaaaatgataaaaaaaaatggatgtaACTTCATTGATGCCATTTCCATGACAAAAACCCAAATGTTTTATGTGTACATTAGTGGACAAAGTATTAAAACTCAGTAGGACTTTTTCTATGAAGATAGTTTGGACTGGTGATAGTAGTAAATTTAGCATCCATGATACTAAGGAATGTTGGTCAGATTAGAAGTGAAGGTGGATACAAAACAATCACTGGCAACACATATCTCATGTAGACATAACTAATTCACCTGAGAAACAATACCAAAATGTGTCCTTTGAGTTTTCATCAACCTGCCTTGACCTCTGCATCGAGTGCATTCTATGATGCCATTGCTAGATTTAGCTCCAGTCCCATGACAAGTGCCACACGTTTCATGGCAGAAAATATTGATTTCACGCTTGCCTCCAAGCATTGATTCTTCAAAAGAAATGGGGAGATCATAGCTGCAATGAAGAAAATATGTTGTAAACAGATACTCATGATCTAATATTCCAGTGTGGTGCTTAGTTGAAAGCGTTTACCTAATATCAAGTCCCCTGTTGTCGTTTACTTTCGCACTGTAATGGAATCCCCCAGGACCCATGCTATCTCCAAAAAGTTTATCAGAACCACCAAAGAATGCATTAAAGAGTTCATAAGGATCAATCTGCAAGATAAAAATATGCTTAAGGTCAAGTCACCCAAATTTTCGGACTATGACTCCTTTATTGACTGCGACAATTTTCAGCACTAGGAACATCATGAATCATATTATATAGTTATGTCCAATTTTCTCAATCAATGCAAATCACATCCCAATGTAGAAGCAGAGTTTGATCAAACAGTTTGTTGAGGATAAAGTGGGATGCCAATTTACAACTCAGCCATGATAACATAAAAAATGGATCACTCTTACTACTATTTTATTAAATTAATGAACATAAAAAAATACAATTCACCAGTAATTTCCAGGACAATAACTTCAAGGAAGATGATGCCCATCTAATGGAAAATAGATCCTATTCAACTATATGAATCAGACTGATGAAAATGGAAAGAATCCTGTGCTGAACAAAACATGTACCCCATGCATGCCGGTATCTCCATGAACATAATCACCACTGAGCCCTTCTTCTCCAAAACGATCATAGAACGATCTTTTATCTTCATCTGATAAAATCTGAAGGAGATAATAGAATGAATAACAAAAGGATGGTAATCTGACAACATTATGAAACATCGTTCCAAGTAAACTAGTTAAATTCCATTATGACTCCAGGATAGTGTTGAGAAACCAGGTCTGACAAGTTTGACTGGCATCTTTTTTATGGAGCTCAGTATATTCTAGTTCTAATATCCTTCAGGGCTTTAGCTGAAGCCAGAGGGCCGAACATACCTCATATGCAGCACTGATCTCCTTGAACTTTTCTTCTGCCCCAGGGCTCTTGTTCATATCAGGATGATACTGCAACGGAGAGCAAACCGAGGAAGTATGTTCAAGGTCTGTAGCTACTGCATTAATTATAGATATGTGAAAAATCTAAGATACCAACACTGATGATTGATAATGTCTCAAAATAGTAACAGATTGGAGTTTATTTTGTAGATTGAATAAAAACTCATAGTATAAAAACTTATCTTATGATACTTTCCCGCATTGGGTATCGATGAGTTATGCAGACGGCTCAAATCCATAGCGCCACTATAGTTCGTCACATCGACACAACTAGCCTAAACTGAACTATGCACACTAAAGCAACGTAACCCAGTCTAACGCGAtaggaggggaaggggaagagagCAGAACCTTGCGGGCGAGGGTCCGGTAGGCGGCCTTGACCTCCTGCAGCGTAGCATCGCGGCGGATATTCAGCGTGGCGTAGTAGTCCTTCTCTCTGCGCCCGGCCGCAGGCGACCCTCTTCCGAACGCGGCGGGGAGATAGGTTCGAGAGCGGGCATggcgggggaggcggagccGGAAGTGGAGCTCGCCGGaggtggaggccggcggggTGAGGGAGTAGGCGGGACTAGGCGTCGGGTTTGGGTTTGCGGGGAGGAAGAGCGCGGTGGCCGGCATGGGACTGGACGGtggccaccgcgccgccggccgcgtgcGGAACATTTCGGCTTCCGCTACAGTACTTGAAATTGGGTATTGCCTGTTGGCTCCTCCCAATACAGCTAGTCGTGTCCAAGGTTTGGGCACTGTTTCGAATTCTACAAAGAACTACTATGCCATtctgggattttttttaaaccttttttaactaatattttaaaaataatccaccaaacaaatatttacaaatatgacccttttggccgcgccggTCCGCGTGGCGTGACAAGAACACTCTGTCACGCCACATGCAATGGCGTAACAAGATGTGCCACGTCGGAGTGCATGGAAGGGGTCTCCCAGCGCATAATCCACGTGGTGAGCTTGTCATGCCACTCCCACCGGCGTGACAACACAATCTTGTCACGTCACTCCCGCCGGTGTGACTAGATCTaactttaaaaaaattataactttttcataCAAACTCGGATGAAGatgatttttatatgaaaattgtagctctcgacgagatctacaactttgtagttttaaattttttatttaaagtCATTAAGATAAATTAATAATTGATCTAAACTTTAGACATTATTTTCGCTCATCTCCAACTTGACTTTGTTCATCATTGTTCCACCAAAGAAGTTCTATACAATATATTATCTATGAAATTATAGGAAATAGATAAAGTTAATACGTCCTAACTAATCAAGATTGTTAAAATAGGATATTACTAGTTATTAAAATAGATGGTAAAGATGTCCTAACTAATCAAGattggattgtgcataaaagtaagttttcaatcaactcgtACATCAAATGCATGGGTAgagaaataaccaataattttgACACATGATAATGAATTCTAAAAGTAATAGGTTTACATGCTCCAGAGCTTGCCTTGAGCTACTTTAATGTTAGTTTCTTCAGTGATCCCTTCAATTTCAGGCTGCCATACAGTGTTAAATGGTTACCGATTCAGCTTCGTcagaaatgattcaaaatagtTCAAACTTCTAAACTTTGAGCTTTCATTTGAATATGAAATCCTTGATTTCTCTTGTCAACAACTAGTCCAAACCAATCACTAGGTATCCAAGTTTATTTATGATCCAAAACCTTCTAAAGTTTATATACAAAATCTCTCCAAATTCCATTTCAAAGTTGGTCACTTGATACTGATTTCAGACTTCGAAATTCTTAGAGCTTTGTTAGAGTGGACCTTATTCAACATCTTTGACCTTAAATTTGAGATCGTTTTGATCTGATTCTTGGTCCAAACATGACTCCATTATGTTCCATGCACTTCCAACTCTTTGTTCCATTTTTTGCCAAATTTTCTAAAATTTGGATCTTTTGTTTGATTGACCTTTTTCAAATGAGTTGACCAAAAATGACTTGATCTCTCTTACAAGTTCATAATTGCATACCATTTATAACTATTAAGATGGATTGTTTTAACCATACACATGTGAACTGACATCATTTATCATATGGTCCTTACAAAATTAGAAATAGAATACCACAAAGGTGATAATTGTTTCCTACCGATGGACCATCGTCTTCCACTTGGTGATGTGACAAACATAACAACCCCCAATTCTCGACGTGGTCGTAAGAGATCAAGAGGAGAGTTTGGTTGGCCTGGTTTGTTAGTAGAAGAAACAACTGCTAGCATGGAACGTGGTACTTGTATGcttttttcatccatattacttggttttgttttgccTGATCTTAGTTAGTTTTGACCATGGTATTTTAAAGTTGCACCGCAGGTGGTGAAGAAATTGAAAATGTTGATGCAGTGGCAGAACATGAAAGGAAAAATAGAAGGGATTTATTCCAATTTGccggaggaggaaaaggagaggaggCGTGCAAAGGTCAGTGAAAATTATCATTGTAATAAGGTTGAGGGAAAAACAAGCACTACGCCGTAACACTTAACAGGCACAACTTACACCGAATAAGGTCAATGTCATGGACATCAGCTTTCAAGTGCCCATACTATCAACTTTGTGGTATTCTATTTCTAATTTTGTAAAGGCCATATGATAAATGATATCAGTTCACATGTGTATGGTTAAAACAATCCATCTTAATGGTTATAAATGGTATGCGATTATGAACTTGTAAGCGAGATCAAGTCATTTTTGGTCAACTCATTTGAAAAACGTCAAATTTGGttaaaaatcaaacaaaaaaattcaaatttcaaaaaatttggcaaaaaatGGAATAAAAAGTTGAAAGTGCATGGAACATAATGAAGTCATGTTTGGACCAAGAATTAGATCAAAATGATCTCAAATGTAAGGTCAAAGATGTTGAACAAGGTCCGCTCTAACAAAACTCTGAAAATTTCTAAGTCTGGAATCAGTAGCAAGTGACCAACTTTGAAATGGAATTTGGAGAGATTTTGTATATAAACTTTGGAAGTTTTTGGATCATAAATAAACTTGGATACCTAGTGATTGGTTTGGACTAGTTGTGACCAGAGAAATCGAGATTTCATATTCAGATGaaagctcaaagtttgcaaGTTTGAcctattttgaatcatttctgACGAAGCTGAATCGGCAGCCATTTAACACTGTGGCAGCCTGAAATTAAAGGGACTGCTGAAGAAACTAAGATTAAAGTAGCTCAAAGCAAGCTCCGGAGCATGTAAACCTATTACTTTTAGAATTCATTATCATGTGTCAAAATTATTGGTTATATCTCTACCCATGCATTTGGTATacgagttgattgaaaacttacttttatgcacaatccaatCTTGATTAGTTATAACATTTGTACCATCTATTTTAATAACTAgtaatatcctatgcttagcaCTACCTAGTTATGCAACCTTTTGTATCCAAATTTCATTATTTATGTTCAATATTTGATAATTATATATCTTTCAGTTTAGTTGTAGTAGTTTTTGATATATTAAATTTATCTATTTCCTATAATTTCATAGATAATATATTGCATAGAACTTCTTTGGTGGAATAATGTTGAACAAAGCCAAGTTGGAGATGACCGAAAACAGGATCAGGAGCTTAATATGCTGTCTAAAGTTTAGATTAGTTATTAATATATCTTAATGACTTTAAATGAAAAAACTTAAaattacaaagttgtagatctcgttgagAGCTACAATTTCCATATAAAAGTCATTttcatccgagttcatatgaaaaaattatgatttttttaaagtcAGACCTTATCACGCCGGCGGGAGTGGCGTGACAAGATTGTGTTGTCACGCCGGCAGGAGTGGCGTGACAAGCTGACCACGTGGATTATACGCTGGCAAACCCCTTCCATACGTTCCGACGTAGCACACCTTGTTACACCATTGCATGTGGTACGACAGAGTGTTCTTGTCACGCCACGCGGACCGGTGCGACCAAAAGGGTCAGATCGGCAAATGTTTGTTCGGGtgagttatttttaaaatattagttgAAAAAggttaaaatttaaaaaaaatcgccTGAATGTCTGATTTCCTGTAGTACATTATTTAGATTTGTGTAaagtagaaaaaaaatgcatcttCGATGTTGAGATTTATAAATGCAAAATAGTACTATTAGCAGGTGATGAACAGTAAGAATTGACCTGTTGTTGCTTGTTTCTTGACAAGTTGAACTTCATGATCAGACGGAATCATATTTTTCTGTTTTCAGATTTACTTGACATTATCGGATGAATTTAAAATACAGCGGACACTCGACCTCCTGCTCCTGGTCTCCTGGATGCCCTTCAAAAGAGTCTGATTTCTTTAGGATTTCTCTTGAGATCGATTCTAAGGCCATGCTTGTTATCGTAGATTGCAATTGGTCTGAGTACAAATTAGGAAAGCACATTATTACTATATTAAAACAATCTGGCTCGTGGATTATTATTATCTGAGATACGTTTGTTTCAGCATTGCAATGCAGATTTGCATCTGAAACGAAACAGGCTtgagtaagaaaaaaaatagttagAAGAGAACAATACAGTTTCCCCCTCTCataggcttttttttttaaccaaccAGCTGCCgatttatattaaaaataagaTGAAGTTCtggatgaaaatattaaaaaggaaaaaatgatgcaaaCACCGACAGGTCGGATTGGATCATCAACGCATGCCGCACCACGCCCTCACACGCAACTCAACTCTACAACACatcggccggttggattgggacatcaatcGTCGCCGAGCTCCACTCCTCTTAACACCTCGGTGACAGAACCGAGCCCTTACCACAGCCCGTACCACCATACACATGGTCAAAAAGTCGCCAAAACCTCCCAGCATAACCTAGCGTCGACGTTGAACCGAGAAGTAGACTacaccgcaccgagaaggccaccgccatgcaggACCTTCCACCGTAATGCCGTTGTAACATCACTCTCCAGTGATAGcaccgaatccggacctctcgcaggtgccaccacgataacacaacgtGTGGGGGCCTTGCCACATCCGCCATTGGACTCTGCCTCtctctcgtcgcctcgaagaTACACCATGTGCGGGGGTCTTGCCATGCCCATCGCAGTACTCCACATCATGGATCCGTTTCTTTTCTCGTTGTCAAAGTGTTGAGCGATATTGCCTCGTTCCCCAAGATCTCCATAGAACAACCAAGCCACCGAAGTGTGTTGACTTTTGCCTCGCTACTTCACCCTCATACATAGCCTTCTCCGCCGTGTCAGCAAGCTAGAGAAGTCGCTTGTGccgtcttccgacgatgtaccgcaccggatAACCCAGCTAAGCTGAGTAAcccgccgcggtccgctgcaagcctagtcgtcccACGTTATTGTTGCCGCAAGCACCGTCCTCCGACGCAATCCCACACCGCACTGATCGCTGCCAAGCAACATCAgccgccgcggtccgctgcaagcagccaaatcgGACAACCATGCAACAACCCCTAACCGCCATCATAACTTTGATCGCCTGCACATGGGCTCGGCAACACCCATTCAGCTCACTACGCGGCGGAGTTACCGCCCTCGGCTATGACCTCCCATGACAATGCTTCAGCAATGCCACGAACTaagttgggtctctagagacgacgcctccaaggagggcacgacaCCAATGGCGCCGTCGTTGCTCGTTC encodes the following:
- the LOC101781501 gene encoding uncharacterized protein LOC101781501 isoform X1; this translates as MFRTRPAARWPPSSPMPATALFLPANPNPTPSPAYSLTPPASTSGELHFRLRLPRHARSRTYLPAAFGRGSPAAGRREKDYYATLNIRRDATLQEVKAAYRTLARKYHPDMNKSPGAEEKFKEISAAYEILSDEDKRSFYDRFGEEGLSGDYVHGDTGMHGIDPYELFNAFFGGSDKLFGDSMGPGGFHYSAKVNDNRGLDISYDLPISFEESMLGGKREINIFCHETCGTCHGTGAKSSNGIIECTRCRGQGRLMKTQRTHFGIVSQISSCLNCGGSGKVISEHCTECHGSRKVQVERNIKVDIPGGIDDGSTIQVRGGGSVDKQRGASGDLYVFIRVHEKQGIHRDGLNLYSDVSVDYTDAILGTTVKVETIEGLKDLHIPSGTQPGDNLKFSQLGVPDIKRPNVRGDHYFVIKVKIPKNISDQERLLVEELAALNKAQNKPISGTTNIGNFQDRNHHPSARRKRSFWVGIWNLFREDKGDQRFASISAQPIIPGWTSCRGADPAVPLLLKGFLMITAFLIVISRTSKLRFIRNRDDCLIQAKVTAEPE